Part of the Methylomonas sp. AM2-LC genome, TCGGCTCCAATAGGGTCCGATCTTGATGAAGCGTTGAAGCGTTTGGGCAAAGTCAAGTTTCGCATAAATGATAACTTTAAAATTGGGGAGCCTACACAAACTCAGTTGATGATCAGTCATCCGAATATCACTGGTATGCAGATGGATCAAATGACTCGATTCATCAGAAAATCTAATTTCGTTGATCAACTTAAAGTTAGCTTTAACAACAAGCCAGTGCTTATTGCCAAAATTGATATCGCAATCAGTGCTGATCCCAATTTTCGTTTTTACTTCGTGCCGGATAAGCCGGGTGAATTAAAAGCCGAGTTCAATGATATATCATGTGAGTCCCCTGTAAAACGTGATGTTTGCAGCAAGGGTAATCACTATGTTCAGAGTTATGCGGTTGATCATTAGCAGGGCAGTGTATTTTGCTCTGCTAATAGTGCGGAATTGAATCCCTTTTTTACCAGGGCGGTAGTTTTGACGCATTGAATTTTTTAATCCGTCAGCGGATGTGGAGTGCTTTCCCCTCAAAGACTTGCACTGATTTTAATTGAGTGATGTAAGAAATTGTTGTGACAGACTTCTTTCACCCTGTGGAATAAATCCACATGCCTTTAACGAGATATAATGGTTGATTATCTATCTTTATACCAAACGCTGGATACTTTGGGCGCAGGAGATTGGGCAAATATATTGTCTTCGCAAGTAGAACAAGCATTTGCCGAACAGGTACATGGTGACTTGGTGAAATGGCGGAAAGTGATTGATGACTTGTCACAATTTGATACTTCTAGTCGCGATTTATTCAGCCATGTACAAATTGGTAGAGCTGCCGATTTGACGTTTAGTGAGCAAGAGCTGCTGAATGTTGCTTTAAAAAAATTGCATCCTTGGCGTAAGGGGCCTTTTAGCTTATTTGGTATTGAAATTGATAGCGAATGGCGTTCCGATTGGAAATGGGAGCGTCTTAAAAAGCAGATTGCACCATTAAATAATAGGCTTGTGTTAGATGTGGGTTGCGGTAATGGTTACCATTGCTGGCGCATGTTGGGTGCTGGGGCAAAATTAGTAGTTGGAATTGATCCTACCCTTTTAAGTGTGTTGCAATTTCAAATGATACGTAAACTATATGGTGATGCGGCTGTTTATGTTTTACCTATCGGTATCGATGATATGCCTAACAATCTGCAACTTTTCGATACTGTATTTTCTATGGGGGTACTGTATCATCGCCGTTCACCCATTGATCATTTGCTCGAACTCAAAAATTGTTTACGCAGTGGTGGTGAATTGGTATTAGAAACATTGGTCATTGAGGGGGGAGCAGAGCATATTCTAGTACCCGAACAACGTTATGCGCAAATGCGTAATGTCTGGTTTTTACCTAGTTGCGACGCATTACTGGTATGGTTAAAACGTTGTGGATTCAAAAATATAAAGCTTGTTGATGTGACTAAGACTTCGATTGATGAGCAGCGTAGTACGGAATGGATGCAGTTTCATTCCTTGCGCAACTTCCTTGATCATGAGGATCAAAATTTTACTTGTGAAGGCTTGCCAGCACCTGTTCGCGCAATCTTTATTGCAGAGAATGGGTAATTCTAAAATTAGTAGCTGGGTGTGTTCTAGGGTGTCGTTTTTAGCGTGTTTGGTGGAGTAAGCAAGGATGAGTATTATCCATTGTTTAGCGATACTAAGTTTGGGTGAGTTGTGTTAACGCATTTAATCATTGATTCGTAGGGTTTTAATGTGCTTACCTCGTGGTCAAGTGCTGATTCTGGGATAATTAGTTGTTATAAGTGTGATCTATACAGTGATTCTAAAAACCTAACTGCGCACAAAAGCCAAAGTAATTAGGCCGTATTACGTTGCTGATAAGTGAAAAAAATATTCTGCTTTGGTTGACCACAATGTGGTTATTAAAAAATGGCGAGTGGTTTAAGAATATTGCTGTCCTATAAGTGTAAAAATACTTCAAGATATTGATTTTTAATTGTTATTTTTCAATAAAATATTGGTTGTTGTCAATATTTAGTTGTATTTTTACGCATAAATTACAATCTGATAGACAGTATCCTTAGTTTGAGCTTGCAGGCCACTTACTATTATTCAATTTGCTGAGTCGCTAAGCATTGACAGCTATACCATTTCTATCTTACAGTTATCAGTGCATCACAAGTATGTGACCCGCCTAGCGGGTTGTGGCAGTTTGCAAAAATCGCTATTACTAAAAATTAAAAACTTTCGGAGCACATCACATGGCAAGACCATTAATTCAAATGGCGTTGGATTCACTGGATTTCAACCAAACAGTAGCGTTGGCAGATCAAGTAGCGCCTTACGTAGATATTTTTGAAATCGGAACCCCTTGTATTAAATACAACGGTATTAATCTGGTTAACGAACTGAGAAATCGTTATCCTGATAAATTGTTACTGGTAGACCTGAAAACTATGGATGCGGGTGAATACGAAGCAGGTGCTTTTTATGCAGCTGGCGCCGATATCTGTACCGTTTTAGGTGTTTCTGGTTTAGCAACAATTGCTGGGGTTATCAAAGCAGCCAAAAAAAATGGCGCTGAAGTACAAATCGACCTGATCAATGTAGGCGATAAAGCTAACGTTGCAAAAGAATCAGTGAAACTGGGCGCGCAAATCGTTGGTATTCACACTGGTTTGGATGCTCAAGCTGCTGGACAAACACCCTTCTCTGACTTGCAAGACATTGCTCGTCTAGGTTTGAACGTCAGAATTTCTGTTGCTGGCGGTATTAAACAAGCCACTGTTCAACAAGTTGTTGAAGCGGGTGCAAACATTATCGTTGTAGGTGCTGCTATTTACGGAGCTCCATCACCTGCTGAAGCAGCCCGTGAAATTCGTGAGTTGGTAGACGCGGCGGCGGTATAACTATGCATCAGCAACTTATTATCGATAAAATATCAGGCATCTTAGAAGCGACTGATGACACTTATGATCAAAAGATTACCGATTTGTTGGATAATTCAAAGCGAATTTTTATATCCGGAGCAGGTCGCTCTGGTCTGATTGGTCGTTTTTTTGCAATGCGCTTAATGCACAGCGGCTATGACGTCAGTGTGGTTGGAGAAATAGTTACTCCCAGCATAAAAAGCGGTGATTTGTTAATTATTATTTCTGGATCAGGTGAAACTGAACAGTTAATAGCTTTTACTAAAAAAGCAAAACAAATAGGTGCGAAAATCGCACTGATTTCGGCTAAAGACGATTCGACGATAGGTGATCTCGCTGACACAACTTTCCAAATTGGAAGAGCCGAACAATATGGCAAAGTTAGAGGTATGCCTATGGGTACTGTGTTCGAGTTATCGACCTTGTTTTTCCTGGAAGCGACCGTTTCGCATTTGATCCATGAAAAAGGTATACCAGAAGAAGAAATGAAATCTAGACACGCAAATCTGGAATAGATTGCCTAAAACCTGCAACGCCATTCGGTAGTTGCAGGTTTTCTAGTTGAATTCGTGTGAAAGTGGTCAGTGTTGCCGTTGCTTAGCAGCAGGGAATGAGTTTCCAAATCACCAAAATCTAGAAAGCCTCAGCCAGAGCGATGACTATATTTTTCAGGAATCGCCTTTAAAAATAACGAATAAAAAGGAGACCATCATGCCTTCGCGTAGAGATTTAGCGAACGCCATCCGCGCCCTCAGCATGGACGCCGTGCAAAAAGCCAATTCAGGACACCCAGGCGCACCTATGGGTATGGCCGATATAGCAGAAGTACTGTGGAACGATTTTCTGCAACACAATCCTGCCAACCCCCACTGGCCAAATCGCGACCGTTTTATTTTGTCCAATGGTCACGGCTCCATGTTGCTGTACTCGTTACTGCATCTGGCAGGCTATGATTTGCCGATAGAAGAACTTAAGAATTTTCGTCAATTGCATTCACGTACCGCCGGTCACCCGGAATATGGTTATGCACCTGGCGTAGAAACCACTACGGGTCCTTTGGGCCAAGGCATTACCAATGCCGTGGGTTTTGCACTGGCAGAACGTACGCTGGCAGGCCAATTTAACCGTCCAGGACACAGTATTGTCGATCACTACACTTATGTGTTTTTGGGTGATGGCTGCTTAATGGAAGGCATCTCGCACGAAGCCTGTTCACTGGCGGGTTCCATGCAACTGGGCAAACTGATTGCAATCTACGACGACAACAACATCTCGATTGATGGTGAAGTGCGTGGTCATGGCAATGTAACGGGCTGGTTCCTGGACAACACACCAAAACGCTTTGAAGCGTATGGCTGGCATGTTATCCCTAAAGTAGATGGTCACGATGCTGAAGCGGTGAAAAAAGCGCTTGAAGAAGCCCGTAAAGTGACTGACAAACCGACTATTATTTGCTGCCAAACCATCATTGGCTGGGGTTCACCCAACAAAGAAGGCAAAGAAGAATGTCACGGAGCGGCACTTGGCGAAGCAGAAATTGCAGCAACGCGTGAACGTATTGGTTGGCCACACCCTGCATTTGAGATCCCTGCTGACATTAAAGCAGGCTGGGATGCACATAGCAAAGGTGCGCGTCTAGAAACAGAGTGGAATGCACAACTGGCCGCTTATCGTGCCGCTCATCCTGAGCTGGCTGCCGAATTTGAACGCCGTGTGTCAGGCAAACTACCCAGTGACTGGAACGAAAAAGCCAACGCATTTATAGCTGCGGTGGATGCCAAAGCTGAAACCATTGCCAGTCGTAAAGCGTCACAAAATACCCTGAACGGTTTTGGGCCTTTACTACCTGAGTTATTGGGCGGCTCTGCTGACTTGGCAGGCTCCAACCTGACACTGTGGTCTGGTTGTAAAGATGTGAACGCCAGTGGTCATGACGGCAACTATATTTATTATGGCGTACGTGAATTTGGTATGTCTGCCATCATGAACGGCTTGGTTCTGCACGGTGGCTTCAGACCTTATGGCGCAACATTCCTGATGTTCTCGGAATATGCGCGTAATGCACTGCGGATGGCGGCGTTGATGAAAATTCCGACCATTTTTGTTTATACGCATGACTCCATCGGCTTAGGCGAAGACGGCCCAACCCATCAACCCGTTGAACAAACGGCAACTTTGCGTATGATACCCAATATGCAAGTTTGGCGTCCTTGCGATGCGGTTGAATCAGCGGTTAGCTGGAAAGCAGCGATTGATCGTCAAGAAGGCCCAAGTACACTGATTTTCTCACGTCAAAATCTGCCACACGTTCCACGTACAGCAGCACAGATTGAGGCTATCAGAAAAGGTGGCTATATTCTGAAAGACAGCGTGGGTAGCCCGGATGCCATTATTATTGCGACGGGTTCTGAAGTGGAATTGGCGCTGAAAGCAGCAGAAGCACTGTCTGGTAAAGGCAAAAACATTCGCGTGGTTTCTATTCCCTCTACGAATGTTTTCGAAGCGCAAGATCAAGCTTATCAAGACAGCGTGCTGCCACCCAGTGTCAGCAAACGGGTCGTGGTAGAAGCAGGTGTGACCGCAGGTTGGTGGAAATATGCCGGCAGCCAAGGCAAAATCGTCGGCTTGGATCGCTTCGGCGAATCAGCTCCGGCAGGCCAACTTTTCAAAGAGTTTGGCTTTACCGTCGATAATGTTGTCGCAAATGTCGAAGCAGTGCTTTAATAATCAACGAGTTGAAGCTTGGCTTTAAGCTAAGCTTTGATGCGTTTTAAACGAAATCATAGGTGAAAAACGTGAAAAAGAATACAATAACAAAAGCTATGTTAACAGCGTTACTGCTGACAAGTTCTTCTGTGATGGCAGCCAGCGACTATCCAGCGTCTGACTTTCAGCCAAAGGTGCTTTTTAGCGATAGTAGTGCTGCATCATCCGCAAGTAGTTCTTCTGCATCAAAAGCGGTTGCTGCTCCTGTTCAAGCGGATGCAAACTATCCGGCTGCCAATTTCCAACCTAAAGTTGTTTATAGTGATGTTGACTATAAACATAGCGCTGCAGCGCCTAGTACCAAAGGATCTAGCGCTAGTGGGTCTAGCTCTTCAGAGGCAGTCAGCAGCAGTGTTGATACATCTGCAAGTAGTGAGCAAGCGCCTGCATCTAATAAAAATTTGATAGGTTTATTGGCACTGGCAGCAGTTGGTTTTTTACTTTATAAGAAAAACGCGGGAGTTAAAACCAGTTCTGGTTCAGCTAATTCCTCTGCTAGCAGTAGCTCCAATGGTGCTACAGGTGTTGAAAAATATCTAGAAAAACAAGGAATTAATAAAACTGGTGTAGCTAAATATCTGGATAAACAAAGTGCAAATCCAGCAACGGGTGTTGCTAAATATGTAGCTAAACAAAAAATTAAAGACAAAATAGCTGCTGCAGAGAAAGCGACAGGTGTAGAAAAATATCTGCGTAATAAAGCTTAATTGGAAAGGGTTGATTTAGTCGTTTTTCATTGGAAAATAGTTTGCTTACATTGATAAATTGTCTAAACAACAGCTTATAAGTATCGCCACAATTTGCGCTTTTTATCTGTCATTCACAGATTTAAGGTAGCGATGAGTGGCGATTCTGCATTTTATACACTAATACTTACTGATTGGCAGATTATTGCCGTTCCATAGAAACATTTGAAGGTTATGGGTTCTAACAGTTACATGATTAGCGCTTATAGCATGATGTAAAATTTTATTTTGATAGATGAGGATAATTTCATGGCAAAAAATTTACTAGAACAACTTCGCGAAATTACAGTCGTTGTCGCAGATACTGGCGATATTCAGGCGATTGAGACTTTTAAGCCGCGTGATGCAACCACCAATCCATCGTTGATTACGGCAGCTGCACAAATGCCGCAATATCAAGGTATCGTTGACGATACCTTGCGTGGTGCTAGAGCAACATTAGGTGCCAATGCTTCCGCTGCGGAAGTAGTTTCCTTAGCTTTTGATCGTTTAGCTGTTTCTTTTGGTTTGAAGATTTTGGAAATTATTCCAGGTCGAGTTTCTACTGAAGTTGATGCTAGATTATCTTTCGATGTTGACGCAACTATTGCTAAAGGTCGCGAATTGATTGCTCAATATGAAGCCGCTGGTATTTCAAAATCGCGGATTCTGATTAAAATAGCAGCAACCTGGGAAGGTATTCAAGCGGCTGCGGTACTTGAGAAAGAAGGCATTGCTTGTAATTTGACTTTATTATTTGGTTTACACCAAGCGATTGCCTGTGCGGAAAATGGTATTACCTTAATTTCGCCTTTTGTAGGCAGAATTTTGGATTGGTACAAAAAAGATACGGGTCGTGATTCTTATGCGCCGGCTGAAGATCCTGGTGTATTGTCAGTTACTGAGGTATATAACTATTACAAAAAATTTGGTTATAAAACAGAAGTAATGGGTGCCAGCTTTAGAAATGTAGGTGAGATTACTGAATTGGCAGGTTGTGATCTGTTGACGATTGCCCCATCATTGCTGGCTGAATTGCAAGCGGTTGAAGCAGAATTGCCACGTAAACTGGATCCAAGTAAAGCTGCGGCTTCAAGTGTAGAAAAAATTAATGTCGATAAAGCTACTTTTGTTGCGATGCATGAAGAAAATCGCATGGCGAAAGAAAAATTGGCAGAAGGGATTGAAGGATTTACCAAAGCATTGGAAACATTGGAAAAATTGTTATCTGATCGCTTGACTAGCTTAGAAGGCTAAAATACACACTGTATGGCAAACTAACACTTGCCATACAGATTTATACATGAATTCTGCGGGGTAGCTGTTTTCAGAAATCTCGCAACTCAGCAGCAGGGTGCGTTGCATGTCACAAAAAATATTCGATGTTGTTAAGCCCGGTGTCGTTACCGGTGAAGATGTTCAAAAAATCTTTGCAATTTGCAAAGAAAATCAATTTGCTTTACCCGCTGTTAATGTTATCAGCACCGATACGATTAATTCAGTATTAGAAGCAGCCGCAAAAGTAAAATCAGCGGTTGTCATTCAATTTTCAAATGGTGGTGCTGCATTTGTTGCTGGTAAAGGTTTAAAAGCAGAAGGTCAACAAGCCTCAATATTGGGTGCAATTTCTGGTGCTCACCATGTGCACGCTATGGCAGAACATTATGGTGTGCCTGTTATCCTACATACAGACCATGCAGCTAAAAAATTATTGCCTTGGATAGATGGTCTTTTGGATGCGGGTGAAAAGCATTTCGCCGCGACTGGTAAGCCGTTGTTTAGCTCTCACATGTTGGATTTATCAGAAGAAAGTCTGACTGAAAATATAGAGATTTGCGGAAAATATCTGCAACGTATGTCAAAATTGGGCATGACGCTGGAGATTGAACTGGGCTGTACCGGTGGCGAAGAAGATGGTGTAGATAATAGTGGTATGGACCATTCCGCATTGTATACTCAGCCAGAAGATGTTGCATATGCATATGAACAGTTGAGCAAAATTAGCCATCGTTTTACTATCGCAGCTTCATTTGGCAATGTACATGGCGTTTATTCTCCAGGAAATGTTAAATTAACGCCTACAATTTTGGCTAATTCGCAAAAATTTGTTTCAGAGAAATTCGGCTTGCCGCATAATACACTTAACTTTGTGTTCCATGGCGGTTCAGGTTCCTCACCTGAGGAAATTAAAGAATCCATTAGCTACGGCGTAGTAAAAATGAATATCGATACCGATACGCAGTGGGCATCTTGGGCTGGCGTTATGGAGTTCTATAAGAAGAATGAAGCCTACTTACAAGGACAAATTGGTAATCCTGAAGGAAGCGATAAACCAAATAAAAAATACTACGATCCTCGCGTTTGGCAACGTGCAGGACAAGTGGGTATGGTCACTCGTCTGGAACAAGCATTCAAAGAATTGAACGCAGTCAATTCACTGTAAAATCGTTATAAGCTGCAAAGGCCCTATGTTGGCCTTTGCAGTTATTCCTCATCTATTAGGTCATTAGCCAATCTTTTGACTACTCTTAGCTTACTTAGCAGTATGGATGCAGAGTTTTGACAGATTCCTGTCCAGTCAACTATTAAGCTCTTGCTAATCATATTTATCTAAATCGATCATTTTTTCTTGTATTATCAACCATTACTATTATTCTTAAGGGAATCAAAGTACCAAAATAGAATGAATGTGGAAGCAGAATATCAATTTGGTGCACTTTATGCATACATTAATACAGAAGGTAAAATATGGCTGAAACTCATACGAACGAAGAGGGAAAAAAATCCCCGAAGAAATTGATTATTATTATCCTGAGTGCCGTGTTGTTAGTCGCTGCTGGTGCTGGAGGAGGGTTCTTTTATATGAAGAAAGTATCCGAAGCTGGACACGAAAAAGGTGGGGATAAAGAAAAACATGCCGTTGAGGAACATAAAGAAGAAGCTAGTCACGACGAAAAAGCTGAGCCTGATATATTTTATGATTTACCCAGTCCATTAGTGGTGGATTTTCCAGCAAATAGTAGTGCTAAAGTCATTAAAATTTCTTTGACCATTTTGGTTAAAGGTGAAGCTGCTAAAACAGCATTAAAGAAAAACGAACCCATGTTACGTAACAATTTATTAATGTTAATTAGTTCCTTAGGTGCTGAAAAAGCCAAAACTTTACAAGGTAAACAAGAATTGCAAGCATCTATGCTAAGCGAGATCGGAAAGGTACTAGAGAAGATGGCAGGTAAGAATACTGCTAAAGAAGTCTATTTCACTGAATTTGTAATGCAGTAATGTCTAGCGTAGATCTTTTATCCCAAGATGAAATTGATGCATTATTACACGGCGTTGATGATGGCGATGTTGAAACTGATGTAAACGATGAAAAAACCAGTAAGGAGGCGAGAAGTTACGACTTTAATAGTCAAGAGAGAATCGTACGTGGCAGGATGCCAACACTGGAAATGGTTAATGAACGTTTTGCCCGATATTTTCGTATTTCATTATTTAATTTTTTACGCCGTGCTTCAGAAATATCAGTCTCTGGTATTCAGGTGCAAAAATTTTCGGAATTTATTCAAGGCTTGTTCGTACCTACTAATTTGAATGTGATGCGAATGTCTCCTTTACGGGGTCGTGCGCTAATCGTAATGGAACCACGATTAGTATTTACTGCAGTTGATAATTTTTTTGGGGGTGGCGGACAGTTCTACAATAAAGTTGAAGGACGAGAATTTACACCAACGGAAATGCGTATTATTCGCTTGATAATTGAAATGATCTTCAAAGATTTGGCGGAAGCTTGGAAGCCTGTAATGGATATTGAGTTTGAATATATCAATTCAGAAGTCAATCCGCAATTTGCAAATATCGTTAGTCCTTCTGAGATAGTGGTAATTTCAACTATTCATGTTGAATTGGAGGGCGGTGGTGGTGATATCAATATCGCTATGCCCTATTCCATGATTGAACCCATTAGAGAAATGTTGGATGCAGTGACTAGTGATCGTGGGGAAGTTGATGGTCGTTGGCAAGAGGCGTTAAGAGTCGAAATAATGCGTAGTGAGATTACCCTGAAAAGTAAATTGATTGAAAAAGAAATGGCTATTAGTGAAATCATAAAGCTTAAGAAAGGGGACGTTATTCCCATTGAAATGCCCGAAACTGTGCTGCTTGAAGTCGAAAATGTTCCGGTATTCAAAGGTAAACTAGGGTTGTCTGACGGCAATTATGCTGTTGAAATTATAAACAAAATGACGCTGGACAATATATAACAGCAAGGAAAAAACTCAGATGAGCGAAAACGACGAAGATATTGGTGACGATTGGGCTGCGGCGATGAATGAACAGGCCATCGCAGAAAAAGGTGAAGAAGGGAAATCTTCAACCAACGATTATGTTTCTGCTGAGTTTCCAGATCTGGGTGAACAAAGTCCGCAAAAACCACTTAATTCAGATGAAGTTAAGCTGGAAGTGATTCTAGATGTTCCTGTTACCCTGTCATTAGAAATTGGTAGAACCAAAATTAATATTCGAAATCTGTTACAACTTAATCAAGGATCAGTGGTGGAATTGGATCGCTTTGCTGGTGAACCAATGGATGTTCTGGTAAATGGTACATTGGTTGCTCATGGTGAGGTTGTGGTCGTTAATGATAAATTTGGAATTCGTTTAACAGATATTATTAGCCCTTCAGAGCGGGTTAGAAAGTTGGGTTGATGTGTATTAATCGCTTATTACTGTTTTTAGGTGGCTTAGCACTCACTTTGACTTGTCATGCTGAGGAAACTGTACCCCAGCCACAATTAACGGGAAAAATTGTTTCGTCAATTGATGTTTGGCAGTGCTTGCTCGCTTTATTGCTAGTATTGGGTATATTTTTAGTCTGCGCCTGGTTATTACGTAAATCGGGTAGTTTGGCATTACTAAACAGAGGACAGCTGAGTATAGTGGCTGGTTTGCCGTTGGGTATGCGAGAAAAGCTGGTTTTAGTTAAAGTTGGCGATAAGCAATTGTTGTTAGGTGTTACCGCTAGTCGCATTGACAAATTGCTTGAACTCGAAGGTGAACAACGCCTATTCCAAAATCAGACTAGTGATACGGAGTCGAGCATTTTTCAGAAAAAACTAATGCAGTTTATGCAGAGTAACAGACATGAATAAATTTTGGTATAGCTTGGTATTGCTGATTTTTCTAAGTTTCTATTTTCAGGAATCTGTTTGCGCTGCAATACCTGGAATTGATGCGATTACTGTTACTAGTAATGCTAAGGGTGGACAGAATTATACGGTAACTATCCAGATTTTGTTTTTAATGACAATGCTGACTTTATTGCCAGCATTGTTATTAACGATGACCTCATTTACCCGAATTATGATAGTGCTGAGCTTACTTAGACAGGCGCTGGGTACATCGCAGGTTCCCACTAATCAAGTATTATTAGGGTTATCGTTGTTTCTGACCATTTTTATCATGATGCCCGTTCTGGAAAAGGTTAACGATAATGCTGTGCAGCCCTATCTGGAAGAAAAAATAGATACATTAACAGCCTTACAAAAAGCCTCAGAGCCTATCAGGCAGTTTATGCTGAAACAAACACGCGAGGCTGATATTGATATGTTTATTAGAGTTTCTGGCAAGGAAAACATTAATAAGCCTGAGGATGTGCCTTTTTCATTATTACTACCTGCTTATGTAACCAGTGAACTTAAAACAGCTTTTCAGATTGGATTTGTTCTATTTTTACCCTTTTTAGTTATTGATATGGTCGTTGCTAGTGTTCTAATGTCTATGGGTATGATGATGCTGTCGCCGATGATCGTATCATTGCCATTCAAAATCATGTTGTTTGTACTTGCAGATGGTTGGTCTATGGTTTTGGAGATGCTAGCTGCCAGTTTTTATGTTTAATTAAGTGAAGTTTATATGACGCCAGAAATAATCTCCTCACTTGCTCAGCAAACCGTATTGGTCACACTTAAAATTATGGGGCCAATTTTACTGGCGGCCTTGCTGGTCGGATTGCTGGTATCTATGTTTCAGGCCGCTACATCAATTCAGGAACAAACCTTAACGTTTATTCCCAAGTTAGCCATTGTGGTGATCGTATTAATGATTGCTGGTCCAGCCATGCTGCAACTCTTGATTGATTATTTTCAGGATTTGCTGCGTGAACTTCCTACTTTGATAGGATGACTTTTACTGAGGAACAGTTACTTGGCTATTTAGCCACGTTTATATGGCCTTTCTTACGGATGGGGTCTATGTTTATCACTATTCCGGTATTTGGAGTTAGCATTGTTCCAGCTAGAGTGCGAGTAATGGCTGGATTACTGATTACTATAGTTATTTTACCCACTTTACCCGCTATACCGACAGTTGAGATATTCAGTTTTCAGGGCTGGATGATCGCTATGCAACAAATTATGCTAGGTATGTGCTCTGGTTTTATTTTACAAATGGTCTTATCCATTATGTTATTCGCCGGACAGTCAATAGCCTACAGTATGGGATTAGGCTTTGCTTCTATGGTAGATCCTTCTACAGGTGTTCAAGTGCCCGTGATCGCACAATTGTTCGTCATAGCTTCCAGTTTTATTTTTCTTTCCGTCAATGGTCATTTATTGTTAATAGAAATGCTTGCGCAAAGCTTTCATACATTGCCAGTGTCTATGCTGGGTTTTGAAAAAACTGATTTATGGCGAATCATTATTTGGAGTAGTCAGATTTTTGCTGATGGGCTGCTATTGGCTTTACCTATTATGGCTACCATGCTATTTGTAAACATCAGTTTTGGCGTGGCATCAAAAGCCGCGCCACAATTACA contains:
- the hxlA gene encoding 3-hexulose-6-phosphate synthase, with the translated sequence MARPLIQMALDSLDFNQTVALADQVAPYVDIFEIGTPCIKYNGINLVNELRNRYPDKLLLVDLKTMDAGEYEAGAFYAAGADICTVLGVSGLATIAGVIKAAKKNGAEVQIDLINVGDKANVAKESVKLGAQIVGIHTGLDAQAAGQTPFSDLQDIARLGLNVRISVAGGIKQATVQQVVEAGANIIVVGAAIYGAPSPAEAAREIRELVDAAAV
- the fbaA gene encoding class II fructose-bisphosphate aldolase — its product is MSQKIFDVVKPGVVTGEDVQKIFAICKENQFALPAVNVISTDTINSVLEAAAKVKSAVVIQFSNGGAAFVAGKGLKAEGQQASILGAISGAHHVHAMAEHYGVPVILHTDHAAKKLLPWIDGLLDAGEKHFAATGKPLFSSHMLDLSEESLTENIEICGKYLQRMSKLGMTLEIELGCTGGEEDGVDNSGMDHSALYTQPEDVAYAYEQLSKISHRFTIAASFGNVHGVYSPGNVKLTPTILANSQKFVSEKFGLPHNTLNFVFHGGSGSSPEEIKESISYGVVKMNIDTDTQWASWAGVMEFYKKNEAYLQGQIGNPEGSDKPNKKYYDPRVWQRAGQVGMVTRLEQAFKELNAVNSL
- the hxlB gene encoding 6-phospho-3-hexuloisomerase; its protein translation is MHQQLIIDKISGILEATDDTYDQKITDLLDNSKRIFISGAGRSGLIGRFFAMRLMHSGYDVSVVGEIVTPSIKSGDLLIIISGSGETEQLIAFTKKAKQIGAKIALISAKDDSTIGDLADTTFQIGRAEQYGKVRGMPMGTVFELSTLFFLEATVSHLIHEKGIPEEEMKSRHANLE
- the cmoB gene encoding tRNA 5-methoxyuridine(34)/uridine 5-oxyacetic acid(34) synthase CmoB translates to MVDYLSLYQTLDTLGAGDWANILSSQVEQAFAEQVHGDLVKWRKVIDDLSQFDTSSRDLFSHVQIGRAADLTFSEQELLNVALKKLHPWRKGPFSLFGIEIDSEWRSDWKWERLKKQIAPLNNRLVLDVGCGNGYHCWRMLGAGAKLVVGIDPTLLSVLQFQMIRKLYGDAAVYVLPIGIDDMPNNLQLFDTVFSMGVLYHRRSPIDHLLELKNCLRSGGELVLETLVIEGGAEHILVPEQRYAQMRNVWFLPSCDALLVWLKRCGFKNIKLVDVTKTSIDEQRSTEWMQFHSLRNFLDHEDQNFTCEGLPAPVRAIFIAENG
- a CDS encoding transaldolase — translated: MAKNLLEQLREITVVVADTGDIQAIETFKPRDATTNPSLITAAAQMPQYQGIVDDTLRGARATLGANASAAEVVSLAFDRLAVSFGLKILEIIPGRVSTEVDARLSFDVDATIAKGRELIAQYEAAGISKSRILIKIAATWEGIQAAAVLEKEGIACNLTLLFGLHQAIACAENGITLISPFVGRILDWYKKDTGRDSYAPAEDPGVLSVTEVYNYYKKFGYKTEVMGASFRNVGEITELAGCDLLTIAPSLLAELQAVEAELPRKLDPSKAAASSVEKINVDKATFVAMHEENRMAKEKLAEGIEGFTKALETLEKLLSDRLTSLEG
- a CDS encoding flagellar basal body-associated FliL family protein, yielding MAETHTNEEGKKSPKKLIIIILSAVLLVAAGAGGGFFYMKKVSEAGHEKGGDKEKHAVEEHKEEASHDEKAEPDIFYDLPSPLVVDFPANSSAKVIKISLTILVKGEAAKTALKKNEPMLRNNLLMLISSLGAEKAKTLQGKQELQASMLSEIGKVLEKMAGKNTAKEVYFTEFVMQ
- the tkt gene encoding transketolase gives rise to the protein MPSRRDLANAIRALSMDAVQKANSGHPGAPMGMADIAEVLWNDFLQHNPANPHWPNRDRFILSNGHGSMLLYSLLHLAGYDLPIEELKNFRQLHSRTAGHPEYGYAPGVETTTGPLGQGITNAVGFALAERTLAGQFNRPGHSIVDHYTYVFLGDGCLMEGISHEACSLAGSMQLGKLIAIYDDNNISIDGEVRGHGNVTGWFLDNTPKRFEAYGWHVIPKVDGHDAEAVKKALEEARKVTDKPTIICCQTIIGWGSPNKEGKEECHGAALGEAEIAATRERIGWPHPAFEIPADIKAGWDAHSKGARLETEWNAQLAAYRAAHPELAAEFERRVSGKLPSDWNEKANAFIAAVDAKAETIASRKASQNTLNGFGPLLPELLGGSADLAGSNLTLWSGCKDVNASGHDGNYIYYGVREFGMSAIMNGLVLHGGFRPYGATFLMFSEYARNALRMAALMKIPTIFVYTHDSIGLGEDGPTHQPVEQTATLRMIPNMQVWRPCDAVESAVSWKAAIDRQEGPSTLIFSRQNLPHVPRTAAQIEAIRKGGYILKDSVGSPDAIIIATGSEVELALKAAEALSGKGKNIRVVSIPSTNVFEAQDQAYQDSVLPPSVSKRVVVEAGVTAGWWKYAGSQGKIVGLDRFGESAPAGQLFKEFGFTVDNVVANVEAVL